A segment of the Lolium perenne isolate Kyuss_39 chromosome 3, Kyuss_2.0, whole genome shotgun sequence genome:
ctcgccaatgtctacgtattgtagacttgggtttcgggagggagcgacgatggagattccaggagcgagattaggcacacgacgtacccagcttcggatcCCCTCgggggaggatccctacgtgctgctagcaatccagtatatgatcatatgtatgtttacagggtgccaccataggcggagctatgttgtctatctgttctccccctctatcgggtgccctggctggctttatatatgcaatcagcctagggttttacaagagtcctagtcgacactacttcttcgggttgccttgttgggccttctccatattgggtcgagccaagccaggtatactaataatgggtacccaaagggtatgcccatatcagtagcccccgagtgtctagggaagtcgaagacttgcgtagagactgcaagcataatcatctccgaagtcgaagaaatacaagacGAGGCCATTGATTCGGACAATACATCAGGtaaatgtcgtagatcatgtgtagcgtagatgatgtcgacgattctcgaaattatttttctatcgggtgcgcggcagcgctcccgatgggagtaacccccgagtctatgggcaagtgcttgcacttgggcatagactcaagttgtactactcgatgaagattttgactatatttctgggcgtagcccctctttttatcgactcatgttggaggacttaatgaaatccatgtgctcccgatgggagtagactctactcgagtcgcagagtcgagttgagtctacaaacctttatATATTTACAGAATCgaatgaaatttacatgttttttCTCTTTTTCAAATTCTTCGAGACCAAAGAGATACTATATTTTCTTCGTCAAATATATTGTATAGGGATATTGGTAAAtgcggctggttcatctgacggatcaggtaccagttaattgctctaGTTGTAAATCCGgataaacctacttcaaactcgcgtccccggacacgaattcgggatactggcgtaattcagaacgtgccgctttaggacttaccgaaactgaattccagcaaaagtatcgggtccacagcgcgtccgccgggatttttcttcacatctgttgatgtggaaaaaagtgGCAGAGCACCttcgggtgcgatgccacgccacacaggacggatcctggggtcttaccatCGTGACCTTTTTACGAGTCACGGCATTCGGAATTTTtaccgcggcggacgcgctccGAGAATATGTTGtctagtgccttgttcggctgatgtaaTGACCTATTTTCGGACTGCTATCTTTTGTCAAATAAGATCTTGATGTTCCTTCTATATTGCCTTGCTATATTGAAttcctacatattgtagacttgggtttcgggagagagcgacgatggagattccgggagcgagattaggcacacgacgtacccagcttcggatcccatcggtggaggatccctacgtgctgctagcaatccagtatatgatcatatgtatgtttacagggtgccgccataggcggagctatatTGTCTATCTATTCTCCCCctctatcgggtgccctggctggctttatatatgcaaccagcctagggttttacaagagtcctagtcgacactACTTCTTTGGGTTGCCTTGTTGAACCTTCTCCATATTAGACCGAGCCAAGCCAGGTATTTCTCTTATAAATGTCCCTAGACTACCCAGCCATCCAGGGGGTCTGAGAGGGGCAAATCAATCTGGTCCACACGTTTTCACCGGTACAGTAAAAGTTGGCTCCCGCTTTCTACTTCAGCCGTTGGATGTGGTTAATTTTTCCTCACTTGTTCATCCTCCAAGCAAGTCCATGACGCATGGGGCCGAGTATATGCGGGATCCACCGAGCAGAGGGAGCGATGCTGCTCATCCGCGTCGCGTCCTTTGGCGGTTTTCTCATGGGAGTGGGTGGACAACGCCTTGTCTCGATTGGTGCCGTAAAAACCCTAGCTGCCCAATCCTCATCTCCACTCCCCTCTGCCCAATCCTCATCTCCACTTCCCTCCGCCGCCTCTCCTTGGCCGACCTCCACCTTCCGCCTGGACGCGGCCGCAACAGCGGCAGAGAACGCGCGCCCGAGCGAGGGCGGCTGGATGCGGCGATGGAGTCTCGCCGTATGGCCGGTCGCGCGGCACTGGCCGGACGTGGCGGCTGTACGCAGCGACGGCTGGGCGCGGCGGCTGTACCGGCAGCGGCTGCGGCAGAGAACGCGCGCCCGAGCGAGGGCGGCTGGACGCGGCAGCGACGGCTGGATGCAGCGGTGGAGGCTCACCGGACGGCCGGACGCGCGGCGCTGGCTGGACGCGGCGATGGATGGACACGGCGGGTGTAACGGCAACGGCGATGGCGCATCCCCGGCTCCGATTCGCCCGCCACCTGCGCTGGAAGCGGGAGCCGACGGCGGATGCTGGACGCGGCAGAACTGCGGCAAGGATACGCGGTCAGGCGCAGTACGGGATTCTCCCTCGTCTCTCTCGCTCTTCCTCTTTACCTATCTCTCTCAGATCTCACTCTTGTTTCTCACTTTTCAGCTGCAGGGAATGGTGGTGGAGTAGGTGTGAGTCAAGGACGGCCAGGATCCGGGGCAGGGCCGGCCAAATCGTGGCGGGCGGCGGATTTCGACAATACAGGGACATCAACGGCAAGCACTGCTGGTTTTAAGACTCCAAGGTGGGCTTCAGGAGAGCTTTTCCCAAATCCCAATCTCAATACAGTAGCATTTAGTTATTGTTACGTATTAGCTAAGAGCTCCTAATAGTTTGTTTTTCCTATTTGCAGCTACTATTTTAGTAAAATATTTGATGTGCTAAAACAATAATGCGGAGAGAAGTCGTTTCTCCAATGAAAAATAATAGGTAcagatttttgttttgttttcagtACCATTTTAGGCTTCAGTTAGCCGAAAAGGAATATATCGACCAATGTTGGACCATGTGGTTGCATGGTCAATGAGGTGGCTGAGGCAAATTAGTAATACAACAGCTAGATGAGTGGCGTATACTAGATTGTTGCAGTAGGTACATAATTGATATATTTGCTTCCCTCATTTGCAAGTGGCCCTTATTTGAGATGATTTTCACTAGAAACCTGATATCGTGTTGTGTATACCAGATTGTTCAGTAGGTATGATTGATATGTTTGCTTCCCACATTTGCTTGTGGCCCTAACTTAAGATGATGTTCATTGGAAACCTAATAGAGTAAAATTAGATTATCGTGTAAATCCGCTGTCAATTGCTACATCTTCCAGTTTATGATGTATCTTTGTTCAAGGAGTGCTTACTAGAGAGGGATGTATATAATTGAAATTTCATTTCAGTTGTATATTTTACTTTATAAGGCactattttgttttttctgaaaccTACCGTATCTTATGCAGCTCAAGAAGGTGATTTCAGATCTTCCTTGTGAGGTACTTCAAAAAGTATGTGTTCTCATACGAGATGCAGCCCTATTCCCATACCTTTGTTTATGAGATTTGATTTTGTGACATGTTTGTCCTTTTTAGTGGCTGAGGTGCGTTGAATTTTATGGAATGAATTCCTAGGCACCAACAGAAGGATTTGTGCAATGGTGTAAGTTCCTACTAGCTCTGAATCTTGAATGCTTACATTATGGCACTATCAAATCTCAGGTTTTTGTACCCATTGAGTTGTTGTAGGTAACAAGTTTGGTGTTGAAAATAGCGTTTATTTCTGTGATGTTTCATTCGTGAAGGATGCCAATGATGCACAATGAGGAGATGGTTGGGCCTTGTGGTGTGCTTACGACAGCAGCTCTCCTGTCAGTGCGGTGTTCTCGGCTGTAGTAGGGCGACCTTGCCAGCAAACTCGCCATCTCTTTCCCTAGGTATACCAGCTCTCGCCCGCTCCCCTCTTCTTTGATTTTGCAATGCTTTTACAATGTTTTATTATCTACTATGTATGAGATACTATTTACAATGCTTTTATTGCCAAACAGGTTCAGCAATGTATGCCAAATGCATACTACTCGGCATGCCATCTTATTTGTTGCTTTTATGATGTAACATGTGCTCTAGGTGAATTAGTACAGATACAAATAATATAGTATTTTTACTCATGAACAAGTACTCATTTTTTTTTAGTTTGGCTGCAACCCTGTGCTTGCTTGTTTTGCGATTACCCACCAATTATAACTCATCGCCGTGTTCAGGTTCAAACTCCCGATGAGGTTCTGCAGCGCTGATATCAACCTCACCAGAGGCATTCGCCGCCTCTCTTCCCCTGCAGTTCTGCCGTTGCTTCACCTGTGGAACTTCGCAGAAACGCCGGAAAAGAGAATAGCCGCTGCATCTTGGAGACCCTCACCCATAGTCGCAGTCCCATGTTTGCCGGTAATTTACTTCGATTAGGATTCTTTCTCTTGTAGACTTTCCTCTTTTATGTGATTATAATTCTCATTGAATTGAAGTGTAAATAATAGTATTGACCTGCTTGCTTTGGCCATCTTTTTCCATGTATTACTTGGTTGATATGCTTTTGGCCATTACTTTTTGAAGTGAGGTTTACTCATTCAATGGAGATCTTGCAGCATCCTCCAACTTTTATTTAGTATCGCATCAGAAAGTCAGTTTTCTTTGTGCATTGATGCATATGCATGCAAAGATATGACCGGAAATGTTATCTACAGGTTTTAGTTCCTCCATTTTATTCTGGATCCAACTTTGTGTCAGCATCATTTGTTGTATGGATTTCAATCATAAATAGCAGAAACTGATTGGTGTGTATGATCATTGGCCAATTCTGCTGCCTGGTATGTTAACTAAAACAACATATATTTGTAGATATATGGGAATCTCACCTTGTGTTTACTAATGAAAATATTATTTTCCAGGTGATCACTCGCTTGCCGTCACCTGAAGGACCTAACCTGAGGTTTCACATGCTTCATGAACTTTTACTCAAATGATCAAAGAATTGCGGGTATAATTATAATACAAGATCACCCAGTTTACTCTTCCTCCTTTTAGCCACACCTCCTTAGTGCGTTCATCTCGCTTTTTAATTTGTCACGAGATGGTGCTACTCGATTTTACAATTGAAATTCCTTTTTAGCTCTAATTGCATGTTTCTACTTGATTTAGCACCCCCAAGTGAACTCCTACCGGCTGGTTTCTTGCTTAGCTTTGTGAAGAATCCGCTTATTATGTATTTCCTTACTTTTTCTTCAAAACTCACCATTGTTGATTTCCTTCTTTCTATCATTTGTGCATCCATCACATGTTCAGTTAAAGGATATTCTTCTCCTTTTATCCTGCCATTTTTTAGTCTGCCACAAGCAATTGGGTACAATCATATTTACAGAGGACATTTAAAAAAATCTGCTTATTCCGAAGTCAGGTTATACAATTTCTGATGCAATGCTATTAATTGTTTGTCTctcttattttatttacttcacgGTGCGGATAACTCAAAATTTAATTTGTTATTTTAATATACAGGAGCTAATGTGGATATACATTTCATTTCAAAAACTTAGAGGGTGGCTTGCTGTTTGATGTTATGATTATGAAGCTGCAATTCACCAATTTATCCCTTCTCAGGAGGTAATTCTTTTGCTTTGACCTGAAGCAGTAGTGATAGTGATTACAGGAGGATAGCATGGTTTTCTAATCAGTTATCCCTTCAATATGACTATTTTATGTAGATCAGCAACATTATGTCACATTGCAGGTTTGTGTGTGATGCAGCTTTCACGTGTTTGGAGCCTTTAGCCTTGCCTGGTCATGCACGTTTCTTACGATGTCAGTCCCGCATTCATTTCTTGAAGAAGATGATGATTCTGTGAATAGTTGGTCTTGGTCATGTCTGTCAATGGATGAAGCATGCAGCTCTGTTTGCTTTGGGGTATTGCTATCCACCTGCCATCGGAAGATGGTGCTGGAGTGTTTGATGGTATTTCTCGTATTGATATCATCACTCCCAACTTAGATATGCTTCGGCAAGTAATTTACTTTATGAGCTTGTAGTAGAATTAACTGAAGGATGCGATATGTTGTTCTTCTAAAAATGTGTAACTATAGTAGTTCATGATCACATACATCCTCACCTCACCCACAAAAGAGGGCACATCGAGCTGTTATTCCTTCCAATCTTCCAGATCTGTATCTCTTGCACGTGCTCATGTCTTGTTCACCTAGATAAATTTGATTGCCTTGGGTAATGTTTGATCTATCTTCTCAGTAGTATCCGACTCATTAGGTCTTGTGATAATGTTTTTTTTGTAACAATCTGATAATGGTCTTAACCCAATGCGAGCTATTGTACAATATTTAAATCTTTGTACATAATTTTTTAATCAGTGTGCTTGACAACCCCGCCCTCCAGCACTTGCATAGTCAGTTATGCCAGCCTGATTCTCCATTGTCTTTGCTTGATATATATGTTTAGCTCATGTAGCATCAGGTTGGGGGATTTATTTCAAAAGTGAGCTCAATGAGACATCAATTTTTTTAAAATAGAGGTACAAAAGTAAGATTATTAGCTACGTGCTATGCTTCTTGTTGTTTATGCGAAAGAACAAAATTAGGGCATTAGTCCGGTCTCCCTTCCTCTTCTAACCATTGTTTGTTTACAATGCTGAAATGTTTCAAATTAGTGAGCTTAGTCATGTTCTTGCGGGCTTCCCAACCATTTAGATATATTACTTATATGTGTTTCTTTGTATTCAGATATACATTGAACCAAGTAATACTAAAATATTTTGGGTCAGTGGAATGCCTGAATGCAAATTTTGGAATGCATGACAAGGTTCTTTTGGAGCTTCAGGAGCGAGCAACCAAATTGAAGGAAATAGACTTTGATTGTAAACTATTTAGTTTTTTGTTTCATTGCAGGAGCTAGAAAAGAACAGGCAAGTCAAGTGACTGATTTTTGTAGCAGAGATGTTCACGAGGCTAGAAGGTAAACTATGTATGACCATTTATTTACGGTTTTGTGTTCCTGCGATTGGTTACTAACTGATGTGTTGGGTGAGCACATTATTAATTTTATTCTGATGGTATTTGCCAGGAACAACCTTAGTTGAGGCATTTCTACATAAATATGAAGGTAAATGATTAGCTCCCGATGCCTTATATGTAGATTTTAGATGCGGATCATCCTGAAAACAAATTCCAAGTGGTCCCTTAGACTTCAGTAGCATGGTTCTCAGATACTCATATTTAACAACTATGGTTGCACATGCATGACCATTTTACCGGCTATTGTAAATATATGAAGATTAGTTTTAGGGCTTTGACATGCTTATCTTAAGTATCATGAATCTCCAGCACAACTTTGGAGGTTTCTGCAGTTCGGTGATTTATTTGTGATGAATATAATACTCCCTCCAGGTCAAAATAATTGTGAGTTTAACCATTGTTGATTTCCTTTACAAATCATGTTTATTCATGTATCTCATATGTACATCCATCTTGTTTAGTTAAAGGCCATTCTTCTCTTTTCTCCTTGCGTGCTAGCTACTTATTCTTAGAGAGCATGGTTTGATTTCCTTCTTCTAGCTTTTTCCATTCTACATTTTTTTTCTTCTGTTTAATGGAAGGATGCTTAAAAGTTAAAGGTGCACCTCAATTATTTGTATTACCTTGCAGCTTTCTTCTACATAGTTGTGCTTCTATTGTAATATATATGCTAACGTGGTACATTATTGGTCAGGCTTCTGCACGTCCAAGTGTTGTTTGTGGTGGTACCTATGTGCTAAATAAGCCAGATGGTCAGGTAGTTCTTATCCCTTCTGTGATAATCATGCATGGTGGTACCATAGTCATGCAGTCTTAATAATACCAATAAATTTATAGATTTACAATAGAAGTTAAAATGTTCCTTTCCTTTATGTGATAACCTTGCTCCTGATAATTATCTTGCAATGGCAATAGAACTTCAAAGGTTTCTTTCCTCTATTTGTTGATTCTTCGCATTCAACTCATGCCAGCTTATAGTGAAGCATGGATGACCTCGAATTATTGGGAAACAAGAAAAGTAGAAACATTCTGCCAGTATCCTCTTGTTTAAAGTGTCCTCATATAACTTCTAACTAAAAATAGTACAATAAGTGATCATGGCTTCCATCATTTTTTCGTCTAATCGTGCCTTTTCTGAATTATCTAATTAGTGTTTAAACTGAGCTTTCCTTCCCTCCAGTATTGTTTTGATATTTCCAGAACATGGCTTCTCCTGATAACTACATGTCTCTGCATTTTAGTTCAGATCTCCGAGTTTCTTCTTGGATGCCCTATTTCACGATGTTGAAGGGAGAATGCATTTGGTTTATATTCCAGGTGTCGTCAGCTATACCAAGCAGCTAGACAATATGTATCCTCCAAACTTGGTTTCTTTCTTTGCAATGGAACAGGGTGCTTTCCTCTTACTATTCTGAAAAGCCATAACTCTGCATTTAAGAAGTGATTGTCTTCACGGGCGTATAGATGAGTTAGAATGATGACTAGCACTCGTATGTTGAATATAGCACTCCCCTTTATCAGGTGCTTTAGTACAGACTATTGATATAAGAGAAAAGGCAAGTTCTGTGTTTTTTTGTACCCTTTGTGGGTGACATGACTAACTATTGTACTCTCTCTGTCTCTAAAAAAAGTTGCTCAACTTTGTGTAGATACGGAGGTATATAGGCAtgttttagttatagatacatctcTATCTACAAAAAGTTGAGCACTTCTTCTATTTTGTCACTTCTCTtagaaaaaatataaaaatttaGAAATTCTGCAGTCTTGATTTCAAGATTTGAAGTTAACTAGCTGTCTTGaagtgattcatctaatttgaacCTTTTTTGCGGGGCATATAATTGGAACCTAAATTTTGTGTAAAAACTGAATTTTATAAAAAAAAATGCTTATCTTAGCAGTCCCCTTTGTTTGTATTAAGATTTTGATTCATATAATCGGAACATATAAAAAGTTCCACAATTTTGAGGTGAATTAGCTATCGATATGCTTTTTGTGAGAACTATGTCCATGTGCTCAAGATGATAGGATATGAATTTGCTCTATAATTTAAGGTTATATGTTTTAAATTCTTTTGGGAGAAGATGCTACAGCAATCATACAATTCAGGTTTGGAAAGATTAGGAATGAAAATAGAAGGGGCCATACACATACAAGATCATTCAAAGCTGTGCTGAATGAAGTCGTAATTGGAAAGACATTGAACTGAAATCATGTTCTTGTTTAGTTATGCCATAGATTTGTTTGGTCTGATTGTAGATGATGCCCTTTAACTTGGTACTACCTATTTAGAAGTGTTCACGGGAAGTTTCTTCCCTGCACGCTATAAGATTAAAAAATGATCAATTAGTTTACTTGTTTCTTGCTGTCATTTTAATTGAGGTGATGCTTAAATAATCTTGGATTTTTACGATGGATAATGGTTTATCTACAAATCTAATAGTTTGATAGGCCTCTGCCCATTATGATGATAGGTTGCCTCAAACGATTGAAATTTACATCAAATGAGGCATACAGGAGGCCGTTGGATGGGTTCCAATGGTTCAAGTTGTCCTGGCTGCATTAGGTTTCATTGTGTTTGGAGGAGGTGCAGTGATTTTACCGCAGTTTTTTCTACCTAAAATACTTCTTCAGCACTGTTATTTCATTGTGTTAATGTTTTTGCAATCTGAATTTTGTACAGGTAGTGTTGATCCCGGTTCTGGGGAATTGATTTGGGCAACTTTTGAAGTTTGGTTCTCATATATTGGTCCTGAAAGATATTTTTGTGCAAGTGGCCAATTGATGTTACGCTTATTTGAAAGCCAAGCCTGGTATGTCTCGGGCTCTTCTTTTCTATTCTGCATTTCTTCAGAAAAATCTATTACTCTCTGGGCTTGATGATTTGGGTAACAAGTGTTTAATCTACTTTCTCGGAGATGTGCAAGAAGTTTAATTTATGCCAGAAGCTGTATATGAGTCCCTGCACATCCATTCTCATTAAGAAAAGAATATTTACACTCCACTATGTATGCATCAGCTACTATTACAAAACTCTTATTGAAAAACAGGTCCAGCAATGTACACCAAGTGCACACCACTTGGCATGCCAGCTAATTTGTTGCTTTTAGGATGTAACATGTGCTGTAGGTTGCTTAATACAGATACAAATAATATGTTCTTTTTTACTCATGAACAGCAAGTACCCAGTTTTTCAGTGTGCCTGCAACCCAGTTCGACAACAACAagagcacatggtatttgctctgTCAGTATATCACAATTTAATTATGTTTATAGGTGTGCTTGCACTGCAATAATCAAAGCCGGAATTAGTGAGTGGGGCTTTCAACATGATTCTTTGTTGCATCTAGCTCCACAAACCACCTTTATTCAGGTAGGTGGTGTCAGTTCTTGATTGTGTATGACTGATTATGCTAAGGTCTTTAATCTACCTTTTGTTCACTCGATAGAGGTTTCCTAGGATACTTGATCTCTGCATGTGTTATACCCGTCGGCCAACTTTGTGTTCACCGATGACCGGTACCTCCGCGGCATTAGCTAATTTTTCCAGCGTACAGATTTTAGTAGACAAAACGAATGTTGTTATGAAAGATTTTTCAGTCCAGAAAACACATAAGAGCCTGCGAGAGCAAGGGGAACCAGTATGCATGTTGTTTGGAATGCATTAGGCCAGCTGCCATGGATGTGGTATGTTGGCATTACAAAAATTTCTATTTTCTTCATGTTGGGTAGTGTGCAGTATAACACCTTGGCTTGCTTGTTTCTTCATGTTGTGTAGTGCTACAAAGGAAAATGATCAATTAGTGTACTTGTTTCATTCTGTCATTTAATTGAGGTGATGCTTAAATTATCGGCACTTTGTTTGAAATACTACAGAAATAGATGCATGTATATTTGCCTTTGCAGCACTAGCATTTATGATACACAACTTGTTGTATTTTCCGTAGATAAAGCACCTTTATTTGTCTACTTCTTTGTTTGATTTACACTCATTCACAACACAGTACACTTGTTTACTTTACCATGTGATTTCTGGTGATCTTCACACTCACATCCGTAGTTGATTCTGTTCCCTGTAGAAAAATTCATAGTAGCAGATGCTACGAGGATTATAATTTATCTAATGTCCTATGCTTTGTTATGTTAATGGATTTGACAAAGATAATGATGACCCAAGCATGTTTTATTTCATAGCTGTGGAACCCTGAGCAAGGTGCAGTTCCCCTCCAAGTTACCCTCCAAGTGTGCAGCGTGTGATCCACCATGTTGAGCAATGCTGCATTTACTCTGAGCAATTTTTTTTAGTAAAATTAGAGCTTAAATAAGCTAGCCAGTGGCAGCTAAATGCCCAGATAGGTTGAGATGTTGATGGAGCTGATAGGCTCTATTACTTCATGGATTAATGATTGCTGGTATCACTAGGATAGTAGTTAATGAATCTTGAAATCATGTCTCGCCATGCATAATTTTGCCGATTGGTGTAACCATGTTATCTATGATATTGGTTGCTGTTTTGAGTACAAGAAAATAAAGATCCGGGGCACTGAAAGCATCCTTATTTGTAGTTGAACCGGATGACCACTTCTGATGTTGCTTTGCAATCATGATATGTTCTGAATTTCTATTGGAAGGGTGGTGATGATGTCGCTCTCTGGACAGCCTAGCAGAAGATGAAGTGTCCGATTATCTGAAATTGTTTTATCGTGTAGCTTACTAATAATCTAAGATATCTCTATTGCTTGGTTAATTATTTCTGGGTATTTCCTTTCCATTCATGTAAACAATGTACCTTCAAAATACTTACTACAAAATACTTACTATGATGCATAGTAGATATCGCTGATTCACTCCAGCTTTGTACAAACTGTTTGACACTTCATATGAATTGAAGAGAGTGGTCTATGGAAACACAAATGCTTCCTTAGAACTAAAGGCATATATAACACCATGGATAAGACTTGTAGGCACTAGCCCTTGATTTTCCCCTGTGTTTCTTTTGGCGCGTGCTTACCTACAGAAACATGGGGGCTTAAGTTGTTCTGCTGAATTGCGGTACAATTAATTGGCTCGGGTTAATTGCAATTGTTGCAAAACTAACCAAAATCTGACTTAGAATAGCTTCATAAGGGgttggaagaggaagaggaggatatAGGAGGAGTGGAAGGAGGCGTCAAATTTGGGGGGTGATGGAGGGAGAAGTTGTTTATACTAAATAAGCTGAA
Coding sequences within it:
- the LOC127342167 gene encoding uncharacterized protein isoform X2; protein product: MKASARPSVVCGGTYVLNKPDGQFRSPSFFLDALFHDVEGRMHLVYIPGSVDPGSGELIWATFEVWFSYIGPERYFCASGQLMLRLFESQACKYPVFQCACNPVRQQQEHMLWNPEQGAVPLQVTLQVCSV
- the LOC127342167 gene encoding uncharacterized protein isoform X1 is translated as MKASARPSVVCGGTYVLNKPDGQFRSPSFFLDALFHDVEGRMHLVYIPGSVDPGSGELIWATFEVWFSYIGPERYFCASGQLMLRLFESQAWCACTAIIKAGISEWGFQHDSLLHLAPQTTFIQLWNPEQGAVPLQVTLQVCSV
- the LOC127342167 gene encoding uncharacterized protein isoform X4, producing MKASARPSVVCGGTYVLNKPDGQFRSPSFFLDALFHDVEGRMHLVYIPGSVDPGSGELIWATFEVWFSYIGPERYFCASGQLMLRLFESQACCGTLSKVQFPSKLPSKCAACDPPC
- the LOC127342167 gene encoding uncharacterized protein isoform X3 — its product is MVRSPSFFLDALFHDVEGRMHLVYIPGSVDPGSGELIWATFEVWFSYIGPERYFCASGQLMLRLFESQAWCACTAIIKAGISEWGFQHDSLLHLAPQTTFIQLWNPEQGAVPLQVTLQVCSV